From a single Chloroflexia bacterium SDU3-3 genomic region:
- the msrP gene encoding protein-methionine-sulfoxide reductase catalytic subunit MsrP — MKIPSSEITPEAVYRTRRQFMRGAAALAGGAGLLAACGPTASPSQPNAAIPGVATHTTRSGATKDERGDALNTYAQITTYNNYYEFTTDKERVAALAQGFPTTPWAVEVGGLVRNPTTYAVEDLAKQFGEEERIYRHRCVEGWSMVIPWLGVPLRKLLAAAEPTSEARYVRFQAVMAPEQMPGQQDAYFAWPYVEGLRLDEAMHDLALLGTGLYGQSLPVQNGAPIRLHVPWKYGFKSIKAITKIELVADQPTSLWMRSSPNEYGFYANVNPDVPHPRWSQRSERRIGELSRRETLPFNGYAEQVAALYAGMDLRANF; from the coding sequence ATGAAGATACCAAGCTCGGAGATCACGCCGGAGGCGGTGTACCGCACGCGGCGGCAGTTCATGCGGGGTGCGGCGGCGCTGGCGGGCGGGGCGGGGCTGCTGGCCGCCTGCGGCCCGACGGCCAGCCCCAGCCAGCCCAATGCCGCCATCCCCGGCGTGGCGACCCACACCACCCGCTCGGGCGCAACCAAAGACGAGCGGGGCGATGCGCTCAACACCTACGCGCAGATCACCACCTACAACAACTACTACGAGTTCACCACCGACAAAGAGCGCGTCGCCGCGCTCGCCCAGGGCTTCCCCACCACCCCCTGGGCCGTCGAGGTCGGCGGCCTGGTGCGCAACCCCACGACCTACGCGGTCGAGGACCTCGCGAAGCAGTTTGGCGAGGAGGAGCGCATCTACCGCCACCGCTGCGTCGAGGGCTGGTCGATGGTCATCCCCTGGCTGGGCGTGCCGCTGCGCAAGCTGCTGGCCGCCGCCGAGCCGACTAGCGAGGCCCGCTACGTCCGCTTCCAGGCCGTGATGGCCCCCGAGCAGATGCCCGGGCAGCAGGACGCCTACTTCGCCTGGCCCTACGTCGAGGGCCTGCGTCTCGACGAGGCCATGCACGACCTGGCGCTGCTGGGCACCGGGCTGTACGGCCAGTCGCTGCCGGTGCAGAACGGCGCGCCCATCCGGCTGCATGTGCCCTGGAAGTACGGCTTCAAGAGCATCAAGGCCATCACCAAGATCGAGCTGGTGGCCGACCAGCCCACCTCGCTGTGGATGCGGTCCTCGCCCAACGAGTACGGGTTCTACGCCAACGTGAACCCCGATGTGCCGCACCCGCGCTGGTCGCAGCGCAGCGAGCGGCGGATCGGCGAGCTGTCGCGGCGCGAGACGCTGCCGTTCAACGGCTACGCCGAGCAGGTGGCGGCGCTGTACGCGGGCATGGATCTGCGGGCCAATTTCTAG
- a CDS encoding sulfoxide reductase heme-binding subunit YedZ, with amino-acid sequence MNERRGTVKPKLTWLVHPLALLPLAWLLWDAASGQLSVNPIQDITARTGKPALVLLILSLACTPVVALTGWKLAGALRKPLGLYAFLYVCLHLLTFAGLDYGLHWGLIVDGALEKPYVLAGLAAFGLLVPLAATSTRWAMRRLGKRWKPLHRLVYAAAALAVLHFLWLSKDPRQALLFGAALALLLLLRLPLVRRTV; translated from the coding sequence ATGAACGAGAGGCGAGGCACTGTGAAGCCAAAACTCACTTGGCTGGTTCACCCGCTGGCGCTGCTGCCGCTGGCGTGGCTGCTGTGGGACGCGGCCAGCGGGCAGCTGTCGGTGAACCCGATCCAAGATATCACGGCGCGCACGGGCAAGCCCGCGCTGGTGCTGCTCATCCTGTCGCTGGCCTGCACGCCGGTGGTGGCGCTGACGGGCTGGAAGCTGGCGGGGGCGCTGCGCAAGCCGCTGGGGCTGTACGCCTTCCTGTACGTGTGTCTGCACCTGCTGACCTTCGCCGGGCTGGACTACGGGCTGCACTGGGGGCTGATCGTGGACGGGGCGCTGGAGAAGCCCTATGTGCTGGCGGGGCTGGCGGCCTTCGGGCTGCTGGTGCCGCTGGCGGCCACCTCGACCCGCTGGGCCATGCGCCGCCTGGGCAAGCGCTGGAAGCCGCTGCATCGGCTGGTGTACGCGGCGGCGGCGCTGGCGGTGCTGCACTTCCTTTGGCTCTCGAAGGATCCGCGCCAGGCCCTGCTGTTCGGCGCGGCCCTCGCCCTGCTGCTGCTGCTGCGCCTGCCCCTGGTGCGCCGCACCGTGG
- a CDS encoding Rieske 2Fe-2S domain-containing protein, whose protein sequence is MSTTDDPKPDQRAWRREFPYRLDEDAFVSRRTLLRFAVYASAALFSGTAVLTVLSAITRRVRGAPTPIARASEVPQGTAHYFAYPDADDQAMLIHLPDGRFVAYSQKCTHLSCAVYYQPEHERLYCPCHEGVFDPTTGEPVAGPPQRRLSQIVLRQEGDQLIAVEEVP, encoded by the coding sequence ATGAGCACGACCGATGACCCCAAGCCCGACCAGCGCGCCTGGCGGCGCGAGTTCCCCTACCGGCTGGATGAGGATGCCTTTGTCTCGCGGCGGACGCTGCTGCGCTTTGCCGTCTACGCCTCCGCCGCGCTGTTCTCTGGCACGGCGGTGCTGACGGTGCTCAGCGCCATCACGCGCCGCGTGCGCGGCGCGCCCACGCCGATCGCGCGGGCCAGCGAGGTGCCCCAGGGTACGGCGCACTACTTCGCCTACCCCGATGCCGACGATCAGGCCATGCTCATCCACCTGCCCGACGGGCGCTTTGTGGCCTACAGCCAGAAGTGCACGCACCTCTCGTGCGCGGTCTACTACCAGCCCGAGCACGAGCGGCTGTACTGCCCGTGCCACGAGGGCGTGTTCGACCCCACCACCGGCGAGCCGGTCGCCGGGCCGCCGCAGCGCCGCCTGTCGCAGATCGTGCTCCGCCAGGAGGGCGACCAGCTGATCGCCGTCGAGGAGGTGCCCTGA
- a CDS encoding HAMP domain-containing protein, with product MLTHDRRLFMRQMLVALGAALAAALAMAALLASAWLGAPTADRVSLLWYLFGSGGISTLLGLAAIWWLQRGHVRLWLQLACTFLLGVGIAMLNIFLTANLMFLSSHDLPLLVLLLLFAAIISVGLAYTLAQSLARRVTALARGAQRLAEGDLQARVPAPGSDELAQLAEAFNAMADQIAASAAERAQAEQARRDLVAAISHDLRTPLASLRAMAEALSDGVVAEPAAVARYHDAMCGQIGQLSHLIDDLFDIAQIDAGALEFQLRRVATAELLSDATEGLRASAEAKGVALLVESPAHLPPVLAAPQHMERVLANLVANALRHTPAGGSVRLRAVAAPPDVRFEVADTGEGIAADDMPHIFEPFYRGEKSRSRHTGGAGLGLAIAQRIVRAHAGAIWAESQIGEGSTFYIRLPAALDHASTE from the coding sequence ATGCTGACACACGACCGCAGATTATTTATGCGCCAGATGCTGGTGGCGCTGGGCGCGGCGCTAGCGGCGGCGCTGGCTATGGCCGCGCTGCTGGCCAGCGCGTGGCTGGGCGCACCCACCGCCGACCGCGTGAGCCTGCTGTGGTACCTGTTTGGCTCGGGCGGTATCTCGACCCTGCTGGGTCTGGCGGCGATCTGGTGGCTCCAGCGCGGCCATGTGCGGCTGTGGCTTCAGCTGGCCTGCACCTTTCTGCTGGGGGTCGGCATCGCCATGCTCAATATCTTCCTCACGGCAAACCTGATGTTCCTCTCGTCGCACGATCTGCCGCTGCTGGTGCTGCTGCTGCTGTTTGCGGCCATCATCTCGGTGGGGCTGGCCTATACGCTGGCCCAGTCGCTGGCGCGGCGGGTGACGGCGCTGGCGCGTGGGGCGCAGCGCCTGGCCGAGGGCGACCTGCAGGCCCGTGTGCCAGCCCCCGGCAGCGATGAGCTGGCCCAGCTGGCAGAGGCGTTTAACGCGATGGCCGACCAGATCGCGGCCAGCGCCGCCGAGCGCGCCCAGGCCGAGCAGGCCCGCCGCGATCTGGTGGCCGCGATCTCGCACGACCTGCGGACGCCGCTGGCCTCGCTGCGCGCCATGGCCGAGGCCCTGAGCGACGGGGTGGTGGCCGAGCCTGCGGCGGTGGCGCGCTACCACGATGCGATGTGCGGCCAGATCGGCCAGCTGAGCCACCTGATCGACGATCTTTTTGACATCGCCCAGATCGACGCTGGCGCGCTGGAGTTCCAGCTGCGCCGCGTGGCGACCGCCGAGCTGCTGAGCGACGCCACCGAGGGGCTGCGCGCATCCGCCGAGGCCAAGGGCGTGGCGCTGCTGGTCGAGTCGCCCGCCCACCTGCCGCCGGTGCTGGCCGCGCCGCAGCACATGGAGCGCGTGCTGGCCAACCTAGTGGCCAACGCGCTGCGCCACACCCCGGCTGGCGGCAGCGTGCGCCTGCGGGCGGTGGCTGCGCCGCCCGATGTGCGCTTCGAGGTGGCCGACACGGGCGAGGGCATCGCGGCGGATGATATGCCGCATATCTTCGAGCCGTTCTATCGCGGCGAGAAGTCGCGATCGCGCCACACCGGCGGCGCGGGGCTGGGCCTGGCGATCGCGCAGCGGATTGTGCGGGCGCACGCGGGCGCGATCTGGGCCGAGAGCCAAATCGGCGAGGGGAGCACCTTCTACATCAGGCTGCCCGCCGCCCTCGACCACGCGAGCACTGAATGA
- a CDS encoding response regulator transcription factor — MANELILIVDDEPTIVEVVSLYLGREGYRTATAGDGDTALAMVARERPDLVVLDLMLPGISGLDLTRRLREHDAIPIIMLTARTEEADRVVGLELGADDYVSKPFSPRELVARVKAVLRRTQATAAPSEDMLAVGALRLYPATRSVLLQGAPVNLTAREFDLLAFLMAHPEQVFTREQLLDQVWGYTFASDLSTVTVHVRRLREKIERDPASPALLQTVWGVGYKLRGQR, encoded by the coding sequence ATGGCAAATGAACTGATTTTAATCGTTGACGATGAGCCGACCATCGTGGAGGTGGTCTCGCTCTACCTGGGGCGCGAGGGCTACCGCACCGCCACGGCTGGCGATGGCGATACCGCGCTGGCGATGGTGGCGCGCGAGCGCCCCGATCTAGTGGTGCTCGACCTGATGCTGCCGGGCATTAGCGGGCTTGATCTAACCCGGCGGCTGCGCGAGCACGACGCCATCCCGATCATTATGCTCACCGCGCGTACCGAGGAGGCCGACCGCGTGGTGGGGCTGGAGCTGGGGGCCGACGACTACGTGAGCAAGCCGTTTAGCCCGCGCGAGCTGGTGGCCAGGGTGAAAGCGGTGCTACGGCGCACCCAGGCTACCGCCGCGCCCAGCGAGGACATGCTGGCGGTCGGCGCGCTGCGGCTCTACCCCGCCACGCGCAGCGTGCTGCTGCAGGGCGCTCCGGTTAACCTTACGGCCCGCGAGTTCGATCTGCTGGCCTTCCTGATGGCCCACCCCGAGCAGGTGTTCACCCGCGAGCAGCTGCTCGACCAGGTGTGGGGCTACACCTTCGCCAGCGACCTGAGCACGGTGACGGTGCACGTGCGGCGGCTACGCGAGAAGATCGAGCGCGACCCAGCTAGCCCCGCGCTGCTGCAGACGGTTTGGGGCGTGGGCTACAAGCTGCGGGGGCAGAGGTGA
- a CDS encoding ABC transporter translates to MDTSLESPARAALAANAWQAFARGVAVLWRRQLRGMLSSPSELGGALAMPILWMVLFGLCMGQTVTDPARTGGIGYIAFITPGVMLLSALTAAAMAGATLLLDRLSGALKLYLIAPIPHAAVLAGLLSSALTKAVGQGALVLLMGLLLGARLATAAPDLLLALALLCAFTAGFAGLAAAFAGRVRTMEGYHGLIMLLNLPMLFISNALYPLDAMPPVIRTLAYFNPTTYAIDALRHLLFGAPAAIGLLPDSGALLAFATLGMVYSRRRFARTVRQLTT, encoded by the coding sequence ATGGATACCAGCCTTGAGTCCCCTGCGCGCGCCGCACTAGCCGCCAATGCCTGGCAGGCGTTTGCCCGTGGCGTGGCGGTGCTCTGGCGCAGGCAGCTGCGCGGCATGCTCAGCAGCCCATCCGAGCTTGGCGGGGCGCTGGCCATGCCCATTCTCTGGATGGTGCTGTTCGGCCTCTGCATGGGCCAGACCGTCACCGACCCGGCGCGCACCGGCGGGATCGGCTACATCGCCTTCATCACGCCGGGCGTCATGCTGCTGTCGGCGCTCACTGCGGCGGCCATGGCCGGGGCCACGCTGCTGCTCGACCGGCTGAGCGGCGCGCTCAAGCTCTACCTGATCGCCCCCATCCCGCACGCCGCTGTGCTGGCCGGGCTGCTGTCCAGCGCGCTCACCAAGGCGGTGGGCCAGGGCGCGCTGGTGCTGCTGATGGGCCTGCTGCTAGGCGCGCGGCTGGCCACCGCCGCGCCCGACCTGCTGCTGGCGCTGGCGCTGCTGTGCGCCTTCACCGCCGGGTTCGCCGGGCTGGCCGCCGCATTCGCGGGCCGCGTGCGCACGATGGAGGGCTACCACGGCCTGATCATGCTGCTGAACCTGCCCATGCTGTTTATCTCGAACGCGCTCTACCCCCTGGATGCGATGCCGCCCGTCATCCGCACGCTGGCCTACTTCAACCCCACCACCTACGCCATCGATGCGCTGCGGCACCTGCTGTTTGGCGCGCCCGCCGCCATCGGCCTGCTGCCCGACAGCGGCGCGCTGCTGGCCTTTGCAACCCTGGGCATGGTGTATAGCCGACGGCGCTTCGCACGCACGGTGCGACAGCTGACGACCTGA
- a CDS encoding MFS transporter has protein sequence MRGHRLAVVLSMLVTSILMVLIYLGSRGLKDFDSALIGYAVGTLVAVAALVYRYTLWVQRPSTWRYFKGGWGTLLAGRTRWRVLAMLPKALFTDILAQTYILPRGKLRWFAHLCLFWGVMLSLAITIPLTFGWLRFTQVPPERMYQVWVFGLPLVQFPPEALVGFVLFHALNFTSILVIIGVVLFLWRRNTDAGLLTTQLFSFDMLPLFMLLAISLTGLALTASSMLWEGHYYWFISLAHQVIVVVWLLSLPFGKFFHIVQRPATIGVKLYQNVSHDIDHYQQGMGGRTACARCGDALPSAQFVADLKATLRDLGQDYTLGEAHGSLHDYCPACKRALRGQAYYQYVGRRFL, from the coding sequence ATGCGAGGACATCGGCTTGCGGTCGTCCTATCCATGTTGGTGACCAGCATCCTGATGGTGCTGATCTACCTTGGCTCGCGCGGGCTGAAAGATTTTGACTCGGCCCTGATCGGCTACGCCGTGGGGACGCTGGTCGCCGTCGCGGCGCTGGTGTACCGCTACACGCTCTGGGTGCAGCGGCCCTCGACCTGGCGCTACTTCAAGGGCGGCTGGGGCACGCTGCTGGCGGGCCGGACCCGCTGGCGGGTGCTGGCCATGCTGCCCAAGGCACTCTTCACCGACATTCTGGCGCAGACCTACATCCTGCCGCGCGGCAAGCTGCGCTGGTTTGCCCACCTCTGCCTGTTCTGGGGGGTGATGCTCTCGCTGGCGATCACCATCCCGCTGACCTTCGGCTGGCTGCGCTTCACCCAGGTGCCGCCCGAGCGCATGTACCAGGTGTGGGTGTTCGGCCTGCCGCTGGTGCAGTTTCCGCCCGAGGCGCTGGTGGGCTTTGTGCTGTTCCACGCGCTTAACTTCACATCCATCCTCGTGATCATCGGGGTGGTGCTGTTCCTGTGGCGGCGCAACACCGACGCAGGCCTGCTGACCACGCAGCTGTTCTCCTTCGACATGCTGCCGCTGTTCATGCTGCTGGCCATCTCGCTCACTGGCCTGGCGCTGACGGCGTCGAGCATGCTGTGGGAGGGGCACTACTACTGGTTTATCTCGCTGGCCCACCAGGTGATCGTGGTGGTGTGGCTGCTCTCGCTGCCCTTCGGCAAGTTCTTCCATATCGTGCAGCGCCCGGCGACGATCGGCGTGAAGCTGTATCAGAACGTCAGCCACGATATCGACCACTACCAGCAGGGGATGGGCGGGCGCACCGCCTGCGCCCGCTGCGGCGACGCGCTGCCCTCGGCCCAGTTTGTCGCCGACCTCAAGGCTACCCTGCGCGATCTAGGGCAGGACTACACGCTGGGCGAGGCCCATGGCTCGCTCCACGACTACTGCCCGGCCTGCAAGCGCGCCCTGCGCGGCCAGGCCTACTACCAGTATGTTGGCAGGCGCTTTCTCTAG
- a CDS encoding ATP-binding cassette domain-containing protein, whose translation MDAAQIAVRSFDYGHCYLMNQGGFMIATAHLAKSYGPTHVLSDISLAVPQGEIYALLGRNGAGKTTLLNILITLAQADAGSARVAGFDVATAALEVRQRIGVTFQEPFCERLLRGRDVLDLQGQLYQLPAAERRRRIAELGEILAIAGMLDRPVKTYSGGQARRLDLARSLMIRPQVLFLDEPTAGLDAASRAQLWQYIRQLRAHTGLTVFLTTHLIDEAEAMADRVGILDGGRIVAEGAPEELIASVGGEVVTVSGAGEHGGFVAALADCPWVRSADVGSAAGERRMRAHLPTHAAAQGATAAITIRLAQPAGQALKPIIELGERHGFLIGDIQLYRTQLADVFAAYTGREDDGYQP comes from the coding sequence ATGGATGCCGCACAAATAGCGGTAAGATCTTTTGACTATGGGCACTGCTATCTCATGAACCAAGGAGGCTTCATGATCGCCACAGCCCACCTTGCGAAATCCTATGGCCCCACCCATGTGCTGAGCGATATCAGCCTCGCCGTGCCCCAGGGCGAGATCTACGCCCTGCTCGGGCGCAATGGCGCGGGCAAGACCACCCTGCTCAATATCTTGATCACCCTGGCCCAGGCGGATGCGGGCAGCGCCCGTGTGGCTGGCTTTGATGTGGCCACCGCCGCGCTGGAGGTGCGCCAGCGCATCGGCGTGACCTTCCAGGAGCCGTTCTGCGAGCGGCTGCTGCGCGGGCGCGATGTGCTGGATCTGCAGGGCCAGCTGTACCAGCTGCCCGCCGCCGAGCGGCGACGGCGGATCGCCGAGCTGGGCGAGATCCTCGCCATCGCCGGCATGCTGGATCGCCCGGTCAAGACCTACTCGGGCGGCCAGGCCCGTCGGCTCGATCTGGCGCGCAGCCTGATGATCCGTCCGCAGGTGCTGTTTCTGGATGAACCGACCGCAGGCCTCGATGCCGCGAGCCGCGCCCAGCTCTGGCAGTATATCCGGCAGCTGCGCGCGCACACGGGCCTGACGGTGTTCCTGACCACGCACCTGATCGACGAGGCCGAGGCAATGGCCGACCGGGTGGGCATTCTAGATGGCGGCAGGATTGTTGCTGAAGGTGCCCCTGAGGAGCTGATCGCGTCGGTGGGCGGGGAGGTCGTGACGGTGAGCGGGGCGGGCGAGCACGGCGGCTTCGTGGCGGCGCTGGCCGACTGCCCGTGGGTGCGCTCGGCGGATGTGGGCAGCGCCGCTGGCGAGCGCCGCATGCGCGCGCACCTGCCCACGCATGCGGCGGCGCAGGGCGCGACCGCCGCCATCACTATTCGCCTCGCTCAGCCTGCGGGCCAAGCGCTGAAGCCCATCATCGAGCTTGGCGAGCGCCATGGCTTCCTGATCGGCGATATTCAGCTCTACCGCACCCAGCTGGCCGACGTGTTCGCTGCCTATACAGGAAGGGAGGACGATGGATACCAGCCTTGA
- a CDS encoding 4Fe-4S dicluster domain-containing protein, with protein sequence MAIKTLFIDPSRCIGCRACEAACRECDSHKGESMVMVDFVDRGASVATQPTVCMHCADPVAPCAQVCPAQAILITEEAVVQSADPSRCIGCQNCVYACPFGVPKFDISARLMKKCNLCYDRTVRNQQPWCAQACPTQALWYGDYEEFVAKRKGHPVRDFGFGQQDVRTRVFFVMPEEIQQIDVAEKLRSIAAELGDGAARTEEPWIV encoded by the coding sequence ATGGCGATCAAGACGCTATTTATCGACCCGTCGCGCTGCATCGGCTGCCGGGCCTGCGAGGCGGCCTGCCGCGAGTGCGATAGCCACAAGGGCGAGAGCATGGTGATGGTCGACTTTGTCGATCGTGGGGCGAGCGTGGCCACCCAGCCGACCGTCTGCATGCACTGCGCCGACCCCGTCGCGCCGTGCGCCCAGGTCTGCCCGGCGCAGGCAATCCTGATCACCGAGGAGGCGGTGGTGCAGAGCGCCGACCCGTCGCGCTGCATCGGCTGCCAGAACTGTGTCTACGCCTGCCCGTTTGGCGTTCCCAAGTTCGATATCTCGGCGCGGCTGATGAAGAAGTGCAACCTCTGCTACGACCGCACCGTGCGCAACCAGCAGCCCTGGTGCGCCCAGGCCTGCCCGACCCAGGCGCTGTGGTATGGCGACTACGAGGAGTTTGTCGCCAAGCGCAAGGGCCACCCGGTTCGCGACTTCGGCTTCGGCCAGCAGGATGTGCGCACCCGCGTGTTTTTTGTGATGCCCGAGGAGATCCAGCAGATCGATGTGGCCGAGAAGCTCCGCAGCATCGCGGCGGAGCTTGGTGATGGTGCCGCGCGCACCGAGGAGCCGTGGATCGTATGA
- a CDS encoding molybdopterin oxidoreductase family protein, which yields MSINNDFFRKGADSTYDLQSVGPVPWETNDRIAERLVPTHCCFCGVQCGMNLRVADDRVIGVEPRYFPHNQGNLCPKGIVAYQQVGHPDRLLHPLIRRGGKGAPLEQATWEEALAFITQRWQALQAEHGKDSVAVYGGSSMTNEKCYLVGKFARVGLGTRHVDYNGRLCMSSAAVAYAKAFGLDRGTMPMPDIALAKCILVVGANIAECFPIATNWVWKARDNGARLIVLDPRETATARTADLWLPVRPGTDLAVTNAMLRQLIVDGFVDEAYLAARANGWETVRESVMAYTPERAQEIAGVPAQRIVLAARMYGEADPSLILHARGLEHSSHGVNSVLSLLNMALARGMFGRPGGGAMTLTGQGNGQGGREHGQKANQLPGYRHIDVEAEREEVAAIWGIPAAEIPQAGAAATEMIHLMDSGAIKSCLILCSNLMVSLPDIHTVERALRNLDLLVVIDFFMSETAELADVVLPCSVWCEDEGTTTNLEGRVVKINRAADPPGEARRDWEILSQLAERMGRGQYFPYDSARAIWDELRLASKGGVADYSGITWERIDQEQGMFWPCPSEDHPGTPRLFTERFAHPDGKARMFVVEYQPPAEEPSADFPFRLTTGRVVYHYLSGNQTRRLGFLNDKAPEPWVEIHPQAAERLGIANHERVRVVSPRGAMELKALVVPTIRPDTLFIPYHYGHRAAANLLTSPAVDPTVKIPEYKACAARIEKLDAPAAAEGGVARENFTPSTTPKMFPYAVGEVQDRPSKDGKAF from the coding sequence ATGAGTATCAACAACGATTTCTTCCGCAAAGGCGCAGATAGCACCTACGATCTCCAGTCGGTCGGGCCGGTGCCCTGGGAGACCAACGACCGCATCGCCGAGCGGCTGGTGCCCACCCACTGCTGCTTCTGCGGCGTGCAGTGCGGCATGAATCTGCGCGTGGCTGACGACCGCGTGATCGGCGTGGAGCCGCGCTACTTCCCGCACAACCAGGGCAACCTCTGCCCCAAGGGTATCGTGGCCTACCAGCAGGTTGGCCACCCCGACCGGCTGCTGCACCCGCTGATCCGGCGCGGCGGCAAGGGCGCGCCGCTGGAGCAGGCCACCTGGGAAGAGGCGCTGGCGTTTATCACCCAGCGCTGGCAGGCGCTGCAGGCCGAGCACGGCAAGGACTCGGTCGCGGTCTACGGCGGCTCGTCCATGACGAACGAGAAGTGCTACCTGGTGGGGAAGTTTGCCCGCGTCGGCCTGGGCACGCGCCACGTGGACTACAACGGGCGGCTGTGCATGTCGTCGGCGGCGGTGGCCTACGCCAAGGCCTTCGGCCTGGATCGGGGCACCATGCCCATGCCCGATATCGCCCTCGCCAAGTGCATCCTGGTTGTGGGCGCGAACATCGCCGAGTGCTTCCCGATCGCGACCAACTGGGTCTGGAAGGCCCGCGACAACGGCGCGCGGCTGATCGTGCTCGACCCGCGCGAGACGGCGACCGCGCGCACCGCCGACCTGTGGCTGCCGGTGCGGCCCGGCACCGACCTGGCCGTCACCAACGCCATGCTGCGCCAGCTGATCGTAGATGGCTTCGTGGATGAGGCCTACCTGGCCGCGCGCGCCAACGGCTGGGAGACGGTGCGCGAGTCGGTGATGGCCTACACCCCCGAGCGCGCGCAGGAGATCGCGGGCGTGCCGGCCCAGCGCATCGTGCTGGCGGCCCGCATGTATGGCGAGGCCGACCCCTCGCTCATCCTGCACGCCCGTGGGCTGGAGCATAGCAGCCACGGGGTGAACAGCGTGCTCTCGCTGCTGAATATGGCCCTGGCGCGTGGCATGTTCGGCAGGCCCGGCGGCGGGGCGATGACGCTGACCGGCCAGGGCAACGGCCAGGGCGGGCGCGAGCACGGGCAGAAGGCCAACCAGCTGCCTGGCTACCGCCATATCGACGTGGAGGCCGAGCGCGAGGAGGTCGCGGCGATCTGGGGCATCCCCGCCGCCGAGATCCCCCAGGCGGGCGCGGCGGCGACCGAGATGATCCACCTGATGGATTCGGGCGCGATCAAGAGCTGCCTGATCCTCTGCTCCAACCTGATGGTCTCGCTGCCCGACATCCACACCGTCGAGCGCGCGCTGCGCAACCTGGATCTGCTGGTGGTGATCGATTTCTTCATGTCGGAGACCGCCGAGCTGGCCGATGTGGTGCTGCCGTGCAGCGTGTGGTGCGAGGATGAGGGCACCACCACCAATCTTGAGGGGCGGGTGGTCAAGATCAACCGCGCCGCCGACCCGCCCGGCGAGGCCCGCCGCGACTGGGAGATCCTCAGCCAGCTGGCCGAGCGCATGGGCCGCGGGCAGTACTTCCCCTACGACTCAGCGCGCGCAATCTGGGATGAGCTGCGGCTCGCATCCAAGGGCGGCGTCGCCGATTACTCGGGCATCACCTGGGAGCGGATCGACCAGGAGCAGGGCATGTTCTGGCCCTGCCCCAGCGAGGACCACCCCGGCACGCCCCGCCTATTTACCGAGCGTTTTGCCCACCCCGATGGCAAAGCGCGCATGTTCGTGGTCGAGTACCAGCCGCCCGCCGAGGAGCCGAGCGCCGATTTCCCCTTCCGCCTGACCACCGGGCGCGTGGTCTACCACTACCTGAGCGGCAACCAGACGCGGCGGCTGGGCTTCCTGAACGATAAAGCCCCCGAGCCGTGGGTCGAGATCCACCCGCAGGCCGCCGAGCGGCTGGGCATCGCCAACCACGAGCGGGTGCGGGTGGTCTCGCCGCGCGGGGCCATGGAGCTGAAGGCGCTGGTGGTGCCCACCATCCGCCCCGACACGCTGTTCATCCCCTACCACTACGGCCACCGCGCCGCCGCCAACCTGCTCACCAGCCCGGCGGTCGACCCCACGGTGAAGATCCCCGAGTACAAGGCCTGCGCCGCCCGCATCGAGAAGCTGGACGCCCCCGCCGCAGCCGAGGGCGGGGTCGCCCGCGAGAACTTCACGCCCTCCACCACGCCGAAGATGTTCCCCTACGCGGTGGGCGAGGTGCAGGACCGACCTTCCAAGGATGGAAAGGCTTTCTGA